Genomic window (Raphanus sativus cultivar WK10039 unplaced genomic scaffold, ASM80110v3 Scaffold4327, whole genome shotgun sequence):
ttgtgATTAAGTGTATCTATTTCCAAGCTCAACTAAAAAAACTCGCAAACGAAAAGCTAAAAATGTTCACAAGTGAAAACCAGTGTGCGATCTTACAGAACTGGAAAATAAACCAAGATTACTAGCAGGCTGGCGTAactgttcaattttttttccttttcaggACGAGAAGAACGACCAGTGGGTCTAATTCAAAACCTTAGCCGAACACTAACAAAGAGATAAATGAAAAAAGTGAAGAATTCTATGTTGTCTTTTGCCGGTAGCGAGTGGACCCatcacaaaagaaacagcctgTGTGTGTAATGAAATGTATCTTTCACTCCCAACATGTCCCCTCCGGTTTCCCGGTGATTAATTACTTTCCCGTTCTCACTCACCGACACAAATCCCTTCTCTCAACTCCATGATTTACGATAGCATTTACTTCTAactcatttcatatttttcattcaaattCACATGCTTCAGAAGTATCTTACCATAacagatatttgttttatttaaatacaGTATATTTTGATATTAGTATTATTCTCTCCTTTCTTGTAAGATTcatgtttaagatttttttttatgttttcaaaaaaaaaattattagttaataataacaaattgtaaatttcaaagtTTAATTAAACTAATTGGATAGTTATTGACTTAATCCACTCTAAATTATAGtcacacaaaataatatttttaaatatatgtgaaaatataaaaagttattaatatattaaccTAAATTAGATTTTCGACTATAACCATGATTCTAGATCTTCACTAGATGCTGTCTAATTGCACAAGTTGTACTTGGACGCGGTGGTCCAGTTAAGCAGATCCAACGGTTCTGATTAGCTTCTTTTCATGGATCTAACTTAAACCGTCAGATCTCTAGATCTCATCTTCTCTGTGTGAATGAACGTAGCTGAAATTACGATCTTACACCACCTCACTCCTTGCTCTGCTCTCGTATATATAAACCTTCGACGCTCTTCCTTCACCTTCGTACTACTACCACCTCTCTCATTCTCCCTTCATTAGGTACGTTCTCACGTTCCTACTTCACTCTATCTCTCTCGAGTTCTTGATTTTAGATTCTAAATagtgatagtttttttttgcatactctgttttttttgaaTTAGACGTATAAAAAAAATGGAATCGTTTTTGTTCACCTCCGAGTCAGTCAACGAGGGACATCCCGACAAGCTCTGCGACCAGATCTCCGACGCGATCCTCGACGCATGCCTCGAGCAAGACCCCGAGAGCAAAGTCGCCTGCGAGACGTGCACAAAAACCAACATGGTCATGGTCTTCGGCGAGATCACCACCAAAGCTAACGTCGACTACGAGACCATCGTCCGCAAAACATGCCGCGAGATCGGTTTCGTCTCAGACGACGTCGGCCTAGACGCCGACAACTGCAAGGTCCTCGTCAACATCGAGCAGCAGAGCCCCGACATCGCGCAAGGCGTCCACGGCCACCTCACCAAGAAACCCGAGGAGATCGGAGCTGGTGATCAAGGTCACATGTTCGGTTACGCGACCGACGAGACTCCCGAACTTATGCCTCTCAGCCACGTCCTCGCGACCAAGCTCGGAGCGAAGCTTACCGAGGTTCGTAAGAACGGGACTTGCTCGTGGCTGAGACCTGACGGTAAGACTCAAGTCACGGTTGAGTACTTGAACGAGAACGGAGCTATGGTCCCTGTCCGCGTCCACACTGTTCTGATCTCGACGCAGCATGATGAGACCGTGACGAACGAGGAGATCGCGGCTGATCTCAAGGAGCATGTGATCAAACCGGTGATCCCGGAGAAGTACCTTGACGAGAACACCATCTTCCATCTCAACCCTTCTGGTCGTTTCGTGATCGGTGGTCCTCACGGTGACGCTGGTCTCACGGGACGTAAGATCATTATCGATACTTACGGTGGTTGGGGTGCTCACGGAGGTGGTGCTTTCTCTGGGAAGGACCCGACCAAGGTTGACAGGAGTGGGGCCTACATCGTGAGGCAGGCTGCTAAGAGTATTGTGGCGAGTGGGCTCGCGAGGAGGTGCATTGTTCAGGTGTCGTACGCCATTGGTGTCCCTGAGCCTTTGTCTGTGTTCGTGGATAGCTATGGAACCGGGAAGATTCCAGACAAGGAGATTCTGGAGATTGTGAAGGAGAATTTTGATTTCAGGCCAGGGATGATATCTATTAACTTGGATTTGAAGAGAGGTGGTAATGGTAGGTTCTTGAAGACTGCTGCTTATGGTCATTTTGGAAGGGACGATGCTGATTTCACCTGGGAGGTGGTGAAGCCACTCAAGTCTAACAAGGTCCAAGCTTGAAAACCTGAACCAGTCTCAGGTTTAGCTTCTGCTTCACCTATCTCCGGATTATGTCTCCTTCTCTGTACTTTagttttctataatttaaattgggtttactatttttctctgaagaaaaaaaaaatctgagcTATTgggaatttatattatttattattatatgttattGTTGTGATAAgaaaagttataaatttatatttttaaaatttcttgtttcttttgagcagatgattatataaaataatatattcaaagTTATCTTCCTTTGTTTGCATTATCAATTGTCAAAGATTTCGTATTTGCAATATTCTTTGAGGAGTCTTAACCAACACTTGGAGAATGCAATTTGTGCGAGTCAAAGACAGATGATACCAAGTTTGACTTTGGCTAAAAATGTAGAGATGAGAATaggtattttttattttgatccAGCATATATAGACGGATAACAGTGAAAACTGGCAGTGATGCTTAGCAAGATAAATGGACCTCATAAGAGCtttattgaaaaagaaaaatggcaCATAAAGCTTCATTtaaatgcaaagaaaaaagaaggaaaaaaaaagcttgAGATTGTCTGCAAGAACCAAAGAGTTGATATTTCATAAAGAGAAAATTGTGATTGCAGTTGCTGTTACATTGATATCACAAAATTTATGAGAGAAATTATCTTGCTGAAAAACCTTAGCATACATGGGTCTTGTGCTCCACGGTCCCACCCTGGTCCTAATGAGCTAGAGTGCGCCAGAGCCAAGTAAACAGAGACATGATCTTTCAtattcttgttcttgtttccATATAGATACAGAACCAGTTTCCTGCAAGCAAAACCGCATATTCTTTTTACACCGGCATGCTAAAACTAAAAGCAATACACAATGAATTACTAAATTCAAGGTATATGAACCAGAAAATAGAAACATATATGGTCCCTAATTCACATGGAAAATAGGAAAACCATGAGTAGAGAGACTTTAGTCAGGTTCATTACGCAGATATGACGAAGAGTGGGATGTAAAGTTGTTGTTTGAATAAAGTTATCCAAAACATAACTAATGACCACAATAATATGTTGAATTGGGTCCCAACAACGAGAAGCATGGGGGAAAATGAGGTATATTAAGGTTTTTAGATATCAGTCGCATGTTATGTTGATAATccttaactagattttgatccgtgcttcgaaagcgcggatattatttttcacttttatgaaatatattatttgtttgtaattattgaatttatttattttaataaaaaatttctttataataaattcgacacatagaatgtctctggtaaactatgtatttctctagttttgttttattcacacttcaatcaacatatttatttggcttgttgttagaataaatgattatagactttgatctctgcacctccgcggatgtatattttaaaaaatatgatgatatttgtttttcatgtaattattagggtttgacaaaatgaatccgaggaacagaactgataccaattcgtaaatatagtaccaaacctgaatataaattgattaaatatttgaattattcaaaattttgttagttagagaaccgaatcagatccgaaccgaagtattcgtgtacctgaatttatctaaaaatagatttatatacttatatattaattatttttatatttaacgtatataaaacatcaagaatgatacttttaaattggtttaaaatacttgaaaatatatatagatagtcaaaaacaaatatctgaaatagttaaagtatactcaaatcaccaaaaatacttaaaataattattgatttcgtatccaaaattttaaatcaaaccaattgatatgttaagcttaggtattctgacatatgttatttaaatttataggtaatatattactttatttatagattttgagaaattttaaatatatagtgatttaaaactttaaaaataatttaaataggttatccaaactcaaaccaaacccgcaaagatctgaatcaagctcaaacaaaaatttagaaacatcctaataggaatgaaatctttgacctcgaaaacccgaaacgcaaaccgatcagaaccaaacccgtatggatgtctgaaaacccatccttagtcattattatatatcgtataatttcatcatataattaatcgtattttatatgtaccatcatataagtaatcatataattaaaagtatttaatatgtatcatcatataaataattacatatattatattttaaaaacttaatatgaaatacaaaaatcataatttgggttggtatttcaaattgggctttgtattgtatttttcttatatatattgacaacattcttttataatggatttaataacttaagctcattactttttctatttaatactactatctttgtttccaaataaatttttttttttaaaagactacaatccatgtttccaaacacaccaaatatttttaatactcttatccaagtatccaaacacaccgaaattgtacttcagctttaataagataataTAGATGAAAAGGGTTCGTTAATAATTAAAGAGAATAAATAAAGCGGTGTAAAGTGTAAACAATGATGTCATTACCATTCCCATTTCTGTTTCGGTTTAATCTTAACTGACGggttttaaatcaaaccgggAAATCGGTATTGTATTGTTTTACAATCCGACACTCATGGCCACGTGGCTCGACAAGGAATATCTATCCGATCCGACCACAGTGGTCCTCGTGTATCCGATTCTTTTACACTCcactttttttctctttcctcttttggtttgttcagaaaaaaaaaacaaaaaggaaagaagaGCAACGAGAAAGCAGTTAGTTATAGCTAACGACGATGGCGAGAGAGACGTCGTCGACGCAATCATACAGCGAGAAATGGTACTGGGACGACCGCTACACGAACGAATCAGATTCCTTCGATTGGTACCAAAACTATTCTTCATTGTCTCCTCTCATCAATCTCTACCTCCCTCCTCACCCTACTCACCGTTCCCTCGTCATCGGCTGCGGCAACTCGGGTATATCCACACACGCTCTCTGTATTTCACTTTTTCGTTCTTGATCCGATTTTGATTCTGTTTGGTTCCGCTGCAGCGTTCAGCGAGGGGATGGTGGATGCTGGGTACGAAGATGTAGTTAATATCGATATCTCCTCTGTTGTGATCGATGCCATGAACAAGAAACACTCAGACCGTCCTCAGCTCAAGTGTACGTCTCCTCTCTGTTACTAATGCAATTCGAGAAAAAAGTTGTCGTCTTTATGTGTGTTGACTGTTTGATcatgt
Coding sequences:
- the LOC130507323 gene encoding uncharacterized protein LOC130507323 isoform X3, whose translation is MARETSSTQSYSEKWYWDDRYTNESDSFDWYQNYSSLSPLINLYLPPHPTHRSLVIGCGNSAFSEGMVDAGYEDVVNIDISSVVIDAMNKKHSDRPQLKYLKMDVRDMKAFEDASFDAVIDKGTLDSILCGSNSRQHSTQMIEEVWRVLKDKGVYILLSARLHMELPIIGFGCLKNHHALGLQNSM
- the LOC130507325 gene encoding S-adenosylmethionine synthase 2-like, with the translated sequence MESFLFTSESVNEGHPDKLCDQISDAILDACLEQDPESKVACETCTKTNMVMVFGEITTKANVDYETIVRKTCREIGFVSDDVGLDADNCKVLVNIEQQSPDIAQGVHGHLTKKPEEIGAGDQGHMFGYATDETPELMPLSHVLATKLGAKLTEVRKNGTCSWLRPDGKTQVTVEYLNENGAMVPVRVHTVLISTQHDETVTNEEIAADLKEHVIKPVIPEKYLDENTIFHLNPSGRFVIGGPHGDAGLTGRKIIIDTYGGWGAHGGGAFSGKDPTKVDRSGAYIVRQAAKSIVASGLARRCIVQVSYAIGVPEPLSVFVDSYGTGKIPDKEILEIVKENFDFRPGMISINLDLKRGGNGRFLKTAAYGHFGRDDADFTWEVVKPLKSNKVQA
- the LOC130507323 gene encoding uncharacterized protein LOC130507323 isoform X2; this translates as MARETSSTQSYSEKWYWDDRYTNESDSFDWYQNYSSLSPLINLYLPPHPTHRSLVIGCGNSAFSEGMVDAGYEDVVNIDISSVVIDAMNKKHSDRPQLKYLKMDVRDMKAFEDASFDAVIDKGTLDSILCGSNSRQHSTQMIEEVWRVLKDKGVYILITYGAPNYRLRLFKESSRSWTTKLHVIDKSLTD